The Maniola hyperantus chromosome 12, iAphHyp1.2, whole genome shotgun sequence genome has a segment encoding these proteins:
- the LOC117987268 gene encoding UPAR/Ly6 domain-containing protein crok — MTSIPSFVVLLFSLILCFKFASAIFCYDCNSAFDYRCGENFDPFSLGVVNCSLRDPPDHIEPVEPTFCRVIKMEIYGTVRIVRQCGYLEEQNGEHTCRRQTGTGDLFVTYCTCDTDLCNGSTGFTDNKIVLVPATILYGLFKYLL, encoded by the exons ATGACATCAATACCAAGTTTTGTGGTACTTCTGTTTTCTTTGATATTGTGTTTTAAATTCG CCTCGGCCATCTTCTGCTATGACTGCAACAGCGCGTTCGATTATCGCTGCGGGGAAAACTTCGACCCCTTCAGCCTGGGGGTCGTCAACTGCTCCCTCAGAGACCCGCCCGACCATATAGAACCCGTTGAACCTACCTTCTGTAGAGTCATTAAGATGGAAA TATACGGCACTGTGCGAATCGTCCGTCAATGCGGGTACCTAGAGGAGCAAAACGGCGAACATACATGCAGAAGGCAGACCGGAACCGGTGACCTCTTCGTCACCTATTGTACATGTGACACTGACCTCTGCAACGGTAGTACTGGGTTCACAGATAATAAAATTGTACTCGTACCAGCGACCATTTTATATGGCctctttaaatatttattgtga